Proteins encoded within one genomic window of Ranitomeya variabilis isolate aRanVar5 chromosome 4, aRanVar5.hap1, whole genome shotgun sequence:
- the LOC143767675 gene encoding uncharacterized protein LOC143767675 yields MDMDRDKMAERILHLTLEILFRLTGEVYTVVKKTSSERCQDPVSEGWGRPLSLIMGPSPHPLIHEDINDQKILELAYKMIELLTGEFPVRCQEVAVYFSMDEWEFLEGHKDLYKDVMMEVPQPLTSPDLSSKKTTPERCPHTLLPQDCKQEDPNLPQDHQGEDLTHINTTETYVRGDEQCKEEISTYENLDDCTRRSEGQLTSSIFKSDDLKIPQDTMEVNAVTQDIPSSLHSKDLSSDPLKQVLSSDSLPSTKEYQSHKISMQKLTAPKAKKPFSASECGNSFLFENSFLKHQKIHTVKNSFSCSNCGKCFSQKAPFYSHQRTHTREKPFSCSACGRCFNRKAHLDNHQRTHTGEKPFSCSECGKCFAQKSVLNTHKRTHTGEKPFSCSECGKCFSWKSDVVLHQRTTHTGEKPFCCSECGKCFNKKSDFVIHQRTHTGEKPFSCSECRKCFNLKSDLVRHQRTHTGEKPFSCSECGKYFSRKWLLDNHQRTHTGEKPFLCSECGKCFKWKWLLDNHQRTHTGENPFSCSECGKCFTEKSGLIKHQRTHTGEKPFCCSECGKCFVEKTNLTKHQRTHTGEKPFSCSACEKCFVNKSSLLSHQRIHTREKAFSYS; encoded by the exons atggatatggacagagacaagatggcggagaggatattacacctcacactagagatcctcttccggcttactggagag gtttacacagtagtgaagaagacctctagtgagcgctgtcaggaccctgtgtctgagggatggggaagacccctgagcctaaTCATGGGGCCTTCAccgcaccccctgatacatgaggacatcaatgaccagaagatcctagaacttgcctacaagatgattgagctgctgactggagag TTTCCTGTAAGATGTCAGgaagtcgctgtctatttctccatggatgaGTGGGAgtttttagaaggacacaaagatctgtacaaggacgtcatgatggaggttccccagcccctcacatcaccag atctatccagtaagaagacaacaccagagagatgtccccatactcttcttccacaggactgtaaacaagaagatcccaatcttcctcaggatcatcag ggtgaagatctgacccatattaatactacagagacatatgtgaggggtgatgagcagtgtaaagaggagatttcTACATATGAAAAcctag atgactgtaccaggagatcagagggacagctgacatcttcaatttttaaatcagatgatctaaagatcccacaggatacaatggaAGTGAATGCCGTTACTCAAgacataccatcatcccttcacagcaaagatctgtcatctgatcctttgaaacaagttctgtcttctgattcattaccgtctACTAAGGaatatcaaagtcacaaaataagcatgcaAAAactaactgctcctaaagcaaagaagccattttcagCTTCAGAATGTGGAAATAGTTTTCTATTTGAAAAttcttttcttaaacatcaaaaaattcacacagtgaAGAATAGCTTTTCTTGTTccaattgtgggaaatgttttagccagaaagcaCCTTTTtatagccaccagagaacccacacaagggagaagcctttttcatgttcagcatgtgggagatgttttaacaggaaagcgcatcttgataaccaccagagaactcacacaggggagaaacctttttcatgttcagaatgtgggaaatgttttgctcaGAAATCAGTTCTTAATACTcacaagagaactcacacaggggagaagcctttttcatgttcagaatgtggaaaatgttttagttgGAAATCAGATGTTGTTTTACACCAGAGAaccacccacacaggggagaagcctttttgctgctcagaatgtgggaaatgttttaacaagaaatcagattttgttatacaccaacgaacacacacaggggagaagccattttcatgttcagaatgcagGAAATGTTTCAACCTGAAATCAGATCTagttagacaccagagaacccacacaggggagaagcctttttcatgttcagaatgtggtaaatattTTAGCCGGAAATGGCTTCTTGATaaccatcagagaactcacacaggggagaagccttttttatgttcagaatgtgggaaatgttttaaatggaaatggCTTCTTGATaaccatcagagaactcacacaggggagaatcctttttcctgttcagaatgtggaaaatgttttacagagaaatcaggtCTTATcaaacatcaaagaactcacacaggggagaagcctttttgctgctcagaatgtgggaaatgttttgttgaGAAAACAAATCTTacaaaacatcagagaactcacacaggggagaagcctttttcatgttcagcatgtgagaaatgttttgttaataaatcatctcttcttagtcaccaaagaattcacacaagGGAGAAGGCTTTTTCatattcttaa